A segment of the Kazachstania africana CBS 2517 chromosome 2, complete genome genome:
ATGGAGGGACTTGTTGGGATATTGCTatcctcatcttcatccAGCTTTAGCTTTTTCTGCCTTATACGATGCTTGTtaatctttctctttcttgatTCCTCATCGAGTTCTTCAAAAAACTCATCCTGTTCATCAATAATACCGCTAGGTTCTACAGTCTGTATTTCCGAGGGCGTTTCTTGAGCTTTCTTatcctcatcatcatcgCTTAGTTCGAACTGTTTCAACCACTGGGCTTCCGATATATCAGAATAAGTAGTTCTCTTACGTTCTCTTGTACCCCTACCACTATATTGAGCGGCTGCCTCCGACTCTTCTCGCTCTAATTCAGCACCAATATCTTGACTATAAATGCTTGGCAATTCAGCTTTTTCCATCAGCCTGCTCTTTAAATTGACCTCTTTGTCTTTCTCGTTTCTATCGCTGTCAATTTTACTGAATATACCCATTTCGTCATCATTTCTTGCCAAAAGTTCATTTAGACGGTTATCACCaaactcttcttcttcttcttcaatacCATTTGATATTCTCTTTTTACGTTCTTCTTCAGCCTCCAAAAGGGATCTCAATAATGCTTCTTGTTCCTCAGAAGTAGACTTATTATCGAATTTACCCGCTTGAATAACTTTACCATCAATATCAAGCTTTTTGTGAGCTCTTTCCAGAATGACTTCCTCCACAGAATGTTCCGTAATTAATCTCAAGATTCTAACTTCATTCTTCTGTCCAATTCTATGAGCTCTATCTTGTGCTTGTAAATCTTGATGCGGATTCCAATCagtatcaaaaataataacagtATCAGCGGTTTGAAGATTTAAACCTAAACCACCAGCCCTCGTAGAAAGAATAAAACAGAAGTATTCCGAGTCCGGGGCATTAAACAACTTTAAAAGTTGACTACGATCGTCAGACTTCGTGTGACCATCTAATCTTAAATATTTAATGTCCATCAGTCTTAAGAAATCTTCCATAATATCCATTATTTGAGTCATTTGGAAGAAAATCAACACTCTATGATTGGTAGCTTTCAATTTAGGAAGTACACGTTGTAGGAGTTCAAATTTTCCCGCTACTCGCcatatattcaaattagTTTCTCTTGTTGGATTAACTTGATCCTCCACTTCCTCAAATACAAAGGGATGGTTACAGATCTTTTTTAACTGCATTATCTGATTGTTGAAACCACGTAAGCCAACCATCTTTTTATTGGTATGATCACCAACAAATAATCTGCGGTGCTTGAGCATTTGTTGATACAGAGTTTCTTGTAAACCACTCATCTTACATTTGATCACCACTTCAACCTTATCTGGTAATTCACTCTCTACATCCTTTTTTAATCTACGCAATAGGAAGGGACGTAGAACTTTATGTAGTCTTCTAATGACTAGTaatgtttcttcttcacttagttcaattttatcttgaCCACCAGTGTTGGCAAAGGGCGTGTTAAACCATTCGTCAAACGATTTAACGgagttgaaaattttgggTAGCACGAAATTCAGAAGAGCCCATAATTCTGGTAAGTTATTTTGCAATGGAGTACCTGTTAAAATCAATCTATAGTCAGAATGATAAAATGTATTCAATGTTAACGACAGTTTCGACTGAGcatttttcattctatGACCTTCATCGATAATCATATGAACCCATttaacttttgaaagaatagctttttcttttatgatatattcaaaagttgTCAGAAGTACATCAAACTCACCTGCTTTAACTTGGCTTTGTTTAGACTTTCTTTCTGCTGGCGAGCCCTTGTATGCTATGGTTCGTAAGGTAGGTGCccatttaataaattcattactCCAATTAGATAGTGTCGATAAGGGTACAATAACCAAGAAAGGGCCATGGACATTTTTAGCCTCGTATAAATGGGTCAATAAAGAGATTGTCTGGATAGTTTTACCCAAACCCATCTCATCTGCCAATATACCGTTCAGATGATTGTTGAATAATGAAACCATCCATTGCAGACCTTTCAAttgatattctttcaaagtaCCTCCAACCAAGATGGTAGGTTGCTGTGTTATCTCTTCTTTAATCTTATGAGCAACATTATAATAAtctatattttcttgttcttcttcgtcgTCCTCATATTTTGGCTCATTGGGCATAGAACCTTCGGGGCCCTCAGAGTCCTCATTAATATGCGACTCAATCATATCTTTGGTATATTTCTGTTGATCTTTTACGGCCTTTGTTAAAGAATCTAAAAATGCATTCGTCTGTTTTAATAAATGTGTAATTCTTGTATCTTTGGTCTGATCTAACAGTTTGATATaagcttcttcatcatttgccTTTAAAGCCTGCAAACGTTCTTTTGCTTTCCTTTCCTGCCTTTTTTGTTCGTCTTTTTCCAGATTACCATGCAAAGTTACCAGCTTACCACCAAACTTTATTCTTCTATGTCTCCTGTCAATTCGTTCATTGAACCGGACGATGGAAGAATTTGCAATGGCAGCAAGCCTAACagttctttctttttgttgtttCTTATAATGGAGCAGTTCATGTTTTTTATATAGTTCATTTGTGAGGAAAGTATCttgaatattgatatttctaatttttgaaagaaaatttggatGTGTATTAGTTAAAAGAGAATTTTGGTACCattcaaattgtaaaaGGTGACCTCTGACGGCTTTTTGTAACGGCAGTAGTTGTAATGCATAATAGTCATAAAGGgcatcttcttttgttttgtCATCAGTTGATTCATCAAGTGTTTTTGTCAAACAATCATCGACTGCAGTATCCAAATTTAACGCTACTAAAGTCTGGTAAATCTCAGCTGCAGCATGTACATCAACACCATCGGGAAGTATACCTGGCTGAATGttcaattttggattttgGGAAGTCGGAAAGAGACTATTATAATCAATTGGCGATTCAGGTAGGGTAGGAAGAGTGAATGAGTCTACCATAATATCGGCATCCTCAATATCTATAACTTTTTCCAGTGAAGGGTGTAAATTCCGGAAGACGTTTACTGGTACGGGAGGAACTGGTTTTGGCGGCTGTTGATCTATTTggttttttttgttttgctTTTCAATATGTTGCTTTGTGTTTGTATGGATCTGTGTCATCTTCGATTCTTCTCTTACAGATTTGTTATCATTGACAGGGCCATTATTTCTTATGTTCTTATTCAggtcattttcttctactCCAGCTGATATCTTGTTAGATTGCTTCTTCTCATCCTTCTGCTTAACAGGAGGAGATATACCCTGAGGTTTGTTAACTTGTGATTGGCTTTGCGATGGTGGTACTTGCTGAGGATTTCCTATGGCTTGAGCAGGCTTCTGCTGTTGCTTAGTTCTGACGTACTCACCAAGGGTCATTAACATCTTTCGAAAATCTGGCGGATTATTCATAGATTTTTGTATTACATTTTGGTATTCAAAAGGAACCGGTTGATGGTTAACTAAACACTTTAATGAGCCAATCTGGGCTTTGAGTAGATCAGATTGTTCCTGAGTGAAAATGTTCGTATGTTTTTGTAATGTTTGTTGCTCGTGTTGAGTTTGTTGCGTTAACGGTGTCTGTTGTGATAATTGAGCCTGTTGCGCCAACTGTGCTTGTTGTAATAAGTGTGCTTGATGCGATTGTAGGTTTGATATATGTGCATTACTCCTTGAGTTATCGACAGTCTTCGGGCTTGTGGCAATACTCTGTCTATGggaaattgaagatgcGATATTATTATTCGGATTTTGACTTGTGGGTGATCTTACGCTGTCTTCCATTGCTCCATTTTGAGATTTGTACGCGGATGACATAGAATCTTGTTGGTTCATAGAAGATGAATGGATAGATCCATTTGGTATCGCTGCATTTT
Coding sequences within it:
- the SNF2 gene encoding SWI/SNF catalytic subunit SNF2 (similar to Saccharomyces cerevisiae SNF2 (YOR290C); ancestral locus Anc_8.753) produces the protein MDITVPDRPLSKEEINRCYLRWQQLRNEHGENAPNVPEFIYFTKILQTAAKQQQQQELRQRQQSNSQPDKTTPQELPNASHSAPQNVDNSQLPLSSQGQQQLPLNPVNNSSPLAENAAIPNGSIHSSSMNQQDSMSSAYKSQNGAMEDSVRSPTSQNPNNNIASSISHRQSIATSPKTVDNSRSNAHISNLQSHQAHLLQQAQLAQQAQLSQQTPLTQQTQHEQQTLQKHTNIFTQEQSDLLKAQIGSLKCLVNHQPVPFEYQNVIQKSMNNPPDFRKMLMTLGEYVRTKQQQKPAQAIGNPQQVPPSQSQSQVNKPQGISPPVKQKDEKKQSNKISAGVEENDLNKNIRNNGPVNDNKSVREESKMTQIHTNTKQHIEKQNKKNQIDQQPPKPVPPVPVNVFRNLHPSLEKVIDIEDADIMVDSFTLPTLPESPIDYNSLFPTSQNPKLNIQPGILPDGVDVHAAAEIYQTLVALNLDTAVDDCLTKTLDESTDDKTKEDALYDYYALQLLPLQKAVRGHLLQFEWYQNSLLTNTHPNFLSKIRNINIQDTFLTNELYKKHELLHYKKQQKERTVRLAAIANSSIVRFNERIDRRHRRIKFGGKLVTLHGNLEKDEQKRQERKAKERLQALKANDEEAYIKLLDQTKDTRITHLLKQTNAFLDSLTKAVKDQQKYTKDMIESHINEDSEGPEGSMPNEPKYEDDEEEQENIDYYNVAHKIKEEITQQPTILVGGTLKEYQLKGLQWMVSLFNNHLNGILADEMGLGKTIQTISLLTHLYEAKNVHGPFLVIVPLSTLSNWSNEFIKWAPTLRTIAYKGSPAERKSKQSQVKAGEFDVLLTTFEYIIKEKAILSKVKWVHMIIDEGHRMKNAQSKLSLTLNTFYHSDYRLILTGTPLQNNLPELWALLNFVLPKIFNSVKSFDEWFNTPFANTGGQDKIELSEEETLLVIRRLHKVLRPFLLRRLKKDVESELPDKVEVVIKCKMSGLQETLYQQMLKHRRLFVGDHTNKKMVGLRGFNNQIMQLKKICNHPFVFEEVEDQVNPTRETNLNIWRVAGKFELLQRVLPKLKATNHRVLIFFQMTQIMDIMEDFLRLMDIKYLRLDGHTKSDDRSQLLKLFNAPDSEYFCFILSTRAGGLGLNLQTADTVIIFDTDWNPHQDLQAQDRAHRIGQKNEVRILRLITEHSVEEVILERAHKKLDIDGKVIQAGKFDNKSTSEEQEALLRSLLEAEEERKKRISNGIEEEEEEFGDNRLNELLARNDDEMGIFSKIDSDRNEKDKEVNLKSRLMEKAELPSIYSQDIGAELEREESEAAAQYSGRGTRERKRTTYSDISEAQWLKQFELSDDDEDKKAQETPSEIQTVEPSGIIDEQDEFFEELDEESRKRKINKHRIRQKKLKLDEDEDSNIPTSPSIRDELQNEAIQTTSPSPEIEPNNTHTSTTSGKTSIKSARTSTRGRGRGKARGRIRGRGRGRGRPPKTKNGLQYLRIPSNTVPVEEREKISEKVRLLYNYVLEYTNVSGRKLSDIFLIKPPRSVYPDYYLLIKYPVALEDINNHIETLAFTSVKEVLEDFHLVFANARVYNTEDSLVYQDSLELEDKIIEKYREITGDANPIDFSEFDQVYTSSPLVVSTAATTTGDHEFTPNQGEEEDTF